One window of Fusobacterium polymorphum genomic DNA carries:
- the rnmV gene encoding ribonuclease M5: MKKKIKEVIVVEGKDDISAVKNAVDAEVFQVNGHAVRKNKSIELLKLAYENKGLIILTDPDYAGEEIRKYLCKHFPNAKNAYISRVSGTKDGDIGVENASPEDIITALEKARFSLDNSENIFNLDLMIDYNLIGKDNSADLRALLGAELGIGYSNGKQFMAKLNRYGISLEEFEKAYEKINIK; the protein is encoded by the coding sequence ATGAAAAAGAAAATAAAAGAAGTTATTGTTGTTGAAGGAAAAGATGATATTTCAGCAGTTAAAAATGCTGTTGATGCAGAAGTATTTCAAGTAAACGGTCATGCTGTTAGAAAAAATAAGAGTATAGAACTATTAAAACTAGCCTATGAAAATAAGGGACTTATAATTTTAACAGACCCTGACTATGCAGGTGAAGAAATAAGAAAATACTTATGTAAACATTTTCCTAATGCAAAAAATGCCTATATTTCTCGTGTAAGTGGGACAAAAGATGGAGATATTGGAGTTGAAAATGCCTCTCCTGAGGATATTATCACTGCACTTGAAAAGGCAAGATTTAGTTTAGACAATTCAGAGAATATTTTTAATTTAGATTTAATGATAGACTATAATTTGATTGGAAAAGATAATTCAGCTGATTTAAGAGCTTTACTTGGTGCAGAACTAGGTATTGGCTATTCAAATGGGAAACAATTCATGGCTAAACTAAATAGATATGGAATAAGTCTTGAAGAATTTGAAAAGGCTTATGAGAAGATTAATATAAAATAA
- the asnS gene encoding asparagine--tRNA ligase, which produces MITVKDIFRHGENYLNKEIELFGWVRKIRDQKKFGFIELNDGSFFKGVQIVFEEGLENFDEVSRLSIASTIKVKGTLVKSEGSGQDLEVKAHKIEIFQKADLEYPLQNKRHTFEYLRTKAHLRPRTNTFSAVFRVRSVLAYAIHKFFQENNFVYVHTPIITGSDAEGAGEMFRITTLDLNKVPKKENGEVDFSKDFFGKSTNLTVSGQLNVETFCAAFRNVYTFGPTFRAEYSNTARHASEFWMIEPEIAFGDLGANMELAEAMVKYIIKYVMDNCPEEMEFFNSFIEKGLFDKLNNVLNNDFGRVTYTEAIEILEKSGKKFEFPVKWGIDLQSEHERYLAEEYFKKPVFVTDYPKDIKAFYMKLNEDNKTVRAMDLLAPGIGEIIGGSQREDNYELLTKRMKELGLNEEDYEFYLDLRRFGSFPHSGYGLGFERMMMYLTGMQNIRDVIPFPRTPNNAEF; this is translated from the coding sequence ATGATTACTGTAAAAGATATTTTTAGACATGGAGAGAACTACCTAAACAAAGAGATAGAGCTTTTTGGTTGGGTAAGAAAGATAAGAGACCAAAAGAAATTTGGTTTTATTGAATTAAATGATGGCTCATTCTTTAAAGGAGTTCAAATAGTTTTTGAAGAAGGACTTGAAAATTTTGATGAGGTTTCAAGACTTTCAATAGCTTCTACTATTAAAGTAAAAGGAACTCTTGTTAAATCAGAAGGTAGTGGGCAAGATTTAGAAGTTAAAGCTCATAAAATTGAAATATTCCAAAAAGCTGACTTGGAATATCCATTACAAAATAAAAGACATACTTTTGAATATTTAAGAACAAAAGCACATTTAAGACCTAGAACAAATACTTTCTCAGCAGTATTTAGAGTTAGATCTGTACTTGCTTATGCAATACATAAATTTTTCCAAGAAAATAACTTTGTTTATGTCCACACTCCAATTATAACTGGTTCTGATGCTGAAGGTGCTGGAGAAATGTTTAGAATTACAACTCTTGACTTAAATAAAGTACCTAAAAAAGAAAATGGAGAAGTTGATTTCTCTAAAGACTTCTTTGGTAAATCTACAAACTTAACAGTTAGTGGTCAATTAAATGTTGAAACTTTCTGTGCTGCATTTAGAAATGTTTATACTTTTGGACCAACATTTAGAGCAGAATACTCAAATACAGCAAGACATGCTTCTGAATTTTGGATGATAGAACCTGAAATAGCTTTTGGGGATTTAGGTGCTAATATGGAGCTTGCAGAAGCTATGGTTAAATATATAATTAAATATGTTATGGATAATTGTCCTGAAGAAATGGAATTCTTTAACTCATTTATTGAAAAAGGACTATTTGATAAATTAAATAATGTACTTAACAATGATTTTGGAAGAGTTACTTATACAGAAGCAATTGAAATTTTAGAAAAATCTGGAAAGAAATTTGAATTTCCTGTTAAATGGGGAATAGACTTACAAAGTGAACATGAAAGATATTTAGCAGAAGAATATTTTAAAAAACCTGTGTTTGTAACAGATTATCCAAAAGATATTAAGGCTTTCTATATGAAACTTAATGAAGATAATAAAACAGTTAGAGCTATGGACTTATTAGCACCAGGAATTGGAGAAATAATTGGTGGTTCTCAAAGAGAAGATAACTATGAACTTCTTACAAAAAGAATGAAAGAACTTGGACTTAATGAAGAAGACTATGAATTTTATTTAGATTTAAGAAGATTTGGAAGTTTCCCTCACTCTGGATATGGATTAGGTTTTGAAAGAATGATGATGTATCTAACTGGTATGCAAAATATTAGAGATGTAATACCTTTCCCAAGAACTCCAAATAATGCAGAATTTTAA
- a CDS encoding DUF896 domain-containing protein codes for MEMKDIIEKVNYYAKLSKERKLTEEEIKDREIYRRMYLDQFKAQVKEHLDNIEIVDDKDFKN; via the coding sequence ATGGAAATGAAAGATATAATAGAAAAAGTAAATTACTATGCAAAATTGAGTAAGGAAAGAAAACTTACAGAAGAAGAAATAAAAGATAGAGAAATATATAGAAGAATGTATTTGGACCAATTTAAAGCACAGGTAAAAGAACATTTAGATAATATAGAAATTGTAGATGACAAAGATTTTAAAAACTAG
- a CDS encoding FtsW/RodA/SpoVE family cell cycle protein, whose amino-acid sequence MKKNLVIDDDIVENKTLYKKVNDIQKERENEKVNDLIVKRKSIIVSFFLILIILGCINFFSSISRFDNKIMLAKVIKQSMILLVSLLIFGVTIKFGSTIHKIITKPGFRLFVLGSSFVIFLIIAFGPDSLFPTINGGKGWVHMGPISLQIPELFKVPFIILLANILARGKDDNKKIPYIKNFFSVLFYTLIFFMLITFALHDMGTAIHYAMIASFIIFLSDIPNKVIFPAFFGLLFSIPGLLYLTLHFSSGYKQHRVKTFIDGILHGNYTREDAYQIYQSLIAFGTGGILGKGLGNGVQKYNYIPEVETDFAIANFAEETGFVGMVIILFSFFSLFFLIMGVANNSKSYFSKYLVGGIAGYLITQVIINIGVAIGLIPVFGIPLPFISSGGSSLLAISIAMGLVIHVNNTQTLK is encoded by the coding sequence ATGAAAAAAAATTTAGTTATAGATGATGATATTGTTGAAAATAAAACTCTTTATAAAAAAGTAAATGATATACAAAAAGAAAGAGAAAATGAAAAAGTAAATGATTTAATAGTTAAAAGGAAAAGTATTATTGTTTCATTTTTCTTAATATTAATCATACTTGGATGTATTAATTTTTTTAGTTCTATATCAAGATTTGATAACAAGATAATGCTTGCTAAGGTTATTAAACAATCTATGATCTTACTTGTTTCTTTATTAATTTTTGGAGTAACAATAAAATTTGGAAGTACAATTCATAAAATAATAACCAAACCTGGATTTAGACTCTTTGTTTTGGGAAGTAGTTTTGTAATTTTTCTAATTATTGCCTTTGGTCCAGATAGTCTGTTTCCAACTATAAATGGTGGTAAAGGTTGGGTTCATATGGGACCCATAAGTTTACAAATTCCAGAACTTTTTAAAGTACCATTTATTATACTTTTAGCAAATATACTTGCCAGAGGAAAAGATGATAATAAAAAAATTCCTTATATAAAAAATTTCTTCTCTGTTCTTTTTTATACTCTTATATTCTTTATGCTGATAACATTTGCTTTACATGATATGGGAACAGCTATACATTATGCTATGATAGCTAGTTTCATAATATTTTTATCAGATATTCCAAATAAAGTTATTTTTCCAGCATTTTTTGGGTTACTTTTCTCAATACCAGGACTGCTTTATTTAACACTTCATTTTTCATCTGGTTATAAACAACATAGAGTAAAGACATTTATAGATGGAATTTTACATGGTAACTATACTAGAGAAGATGCTTACCAAATTTATCAATCTCTTATTGCTTTTGGAACAGGTGGAATATTAGGTAAAGGGTTAGGAAATGGGGTACAAAAATATAACTATATACCAGAAGTTGAAACTGACTTTGCAATAGCAAACTTTGCAGAAGAAACAGGTTTTGTTGGTATGGTTATTATTCTTTTCTCATTTTTCTCATTATTTTTCTTGATAATGGGAGTTGCTAATAACTCAAAATCATATTTTTCTAAGTATCTTGTTGGGGGAATAGCAGGCTATCTGATAACGCAAGTTATAATAAATATTGGAGTTGCAATAGGATTAATTCCTGTATTTGGTATTCCTTTACCGTTTATAAGTTCAGGAGGTTCATCACTTCTTGCTATATCAATAGCTATGGGACTTGTTATACATGTCAATAATACTCAAACTTTAAAATAG
- a CDS encoding toxin-antitoxin system YwqK family antitoxin gives MKIKKIFLFLLLFVGLELLAVSKLPKNLFNPDKINILKKGILNGPISVYYPNGKIQSKQFFINNRKAGIWQYFYENGKLKTEIVYNIMSNEEEGIMKNYDEKGVIISEGKIINDNMAGIWNHYDEKGRKNYTYNFEKGIVIIYDEKGKAILQLSEKDLAERFQEIQQEINDDRIRANEEKN, from the coding sequence ATGAAAATTAAAAAAATTTTTTTGTTTTTATTATTATTTGTAGGTCTTGAATTATTAGCAGTTAGCAAATTGCCAAAAAATCTTTTTAATCCAGATAAAATAAATATCTTAAAAAAAGGAATTTTGAATGGTCCTATTAGTGTTTATTATCCTAATGGAAAGATACAATCAAAACAGTTCTTTATCAATAACAGAAAAGCTGGAATTTGGCAATATTTCTATGAAAATGGAAAGTTAAAAACAGAAATTGTCTACAATATAATGTCAAATGAAGAAGAAGGTATTATGAAAAATTATGATGAAAAAGGTGTCATAATAAGTGAAGGAAAGATAATTAATGATAATATGGCAGGTATTTGGAACCATTATGATGAAAAAGGAAGAAAGAATTATACCTATAATTTTGAAAAGGGAATAGTTATTATTTATGATGAAAAAGGTAAAGCTATACTTCAACTAAGTGAAAAAGATTTAGCTGAACGTTTTCAAGAAATACAACAGGAGATAAATGATGATAGAATTAGAGCTAATGAGGAAAAAAATTGA
- a CDS encoding chorismate mutase has translation MIELELMRKKIDEIDNKLLALFKERLEVSKKIGLLKKKYKMEIFDPQREQEIIDGCTQNISEDEKVYVEKFLRNLMDISKEVQSK, from the coding sequence ATGATAGAATTAGAGCTAATGAGGAAAAAAATTGATGAAATAGACAATAAACTTTTGGCTCTTTTTAAAGAAAGATTAGAAGTTTCAAAAAAAATTGGTTTATTAAAGAAAAAATATAAAATGGAAATTTTTGATCCTCAAAGAGAACAAGAGATCATAGATGGCTGTACTCAAAATATCAGTGAAGATGAAAAAGTATATGTAGAGAAATTTTTAAGAAATCTTATGGATATAAGTAAGGAGGTTCAATCAAAATGA
- a CDS encoding shikimate dehydrogenase family protein has product MRKFGLLGKKLSHSLSPLLHNTFFEDMGLKDEYKLYEVDETEIDNFKNYMLENSIEGVNITVPYKKTFLDKLNYISDEAKGIGAINLLYIKDNKFYGDNTDYYGFKYTLTKNDIDVKDKKIAIIGKGGASASVYKVLKDMEAEDITFYFRKNKLSKIEFPENIGGDIIINTTPVGMYPNVEDNLVSKEILKKFKIVIDLIYNPLETEFLKEAKECGLKTINGLDMLIEQALKTDEILYGILLSTQLKKKIRKKIKKKVEEFYENNGN; this is encoded by the coding sequence ATGAGAAAATTTGGACTTCTAGGAAAAAAACTTTCTCATTCACTATCTCCATTGTTACATAATACTTTTTTTGAGGATATGGGACTTAAAGATGAATATAAGTTATATGAAGTTGATGAAACTGAAATAGATAATTTTAAAAATTATATGCTTGAAAATTCTATTGAAGGAGTGAATATAACTGTTCCTTATAAAAAAACTTTTTTAGATAAATTGAATTACATAAGTGATGAGGCAAAGGGGATAGGTGCTATAAATCTTTTATATATAAAAGATAATAAATTCTATGGAGATAACACTGACTACTATGGCTTTAAGTACACACTGACAAAAAATGATATAGATGTAAAAGATAAAAAGATAGCAATTATTGGAAAAGGTGGAGCAAGTGCCAGTGTGTATAAAGTGTTAAAGGATATGGAAGCAGAAGATATAACTTTCTATTTTAGAAAGAATAAGTTAAGTAAGATAGAATTTCCAGAAAATATAGGAGGAGATATAATAATTAATACAACTCCTGTTGGAATGTATCCTAATGTTGAGGATAATTTAGTAAGTAAAGAAATTTTAAAGAAATTTAAAATAGTAATAGATTTAATCTATAATCCCTTGGAAACAGAATTTTTGAAAGAAGCAAAAGAATGTGGATTAAAAACTATAAATGGTCTTGATATGTTGATTGAGCAAGCTTTAAAAACTGATGAAATTCTATATGGTATTTTATTATCAACTCAACTTAAAAAAAAAATTAGAAAAAAAATAAAAAAGAAGGTAGAAGAATTCTATGAAAATAATGGTAATTAA
- the aroQ gene encoding type II 3-dehydroquinate dehydratase → MKIMVINGPNLNMLGIREKNIYGTFTYDDLCKYIEDYPEYKDKNIEFEFLQSNVEGEIVNFIQEAYNKKYDGIILNAGGYTHTSVAIHDAIKAVSIPTVEVHISNIHAREEFRTVCMTSSACIGQITGLGKFGYILAVVYLIEYYNK, encoded by the coding sequence ATGAAAATAATGGTAATTAATGGACCTAATTTGAATATGTTAGGAATAAGAGAAAAAAATATCTATGGTACTTTTACTTATGATGATTTATGTAAATATATTGAAGATTATCCAGAATATAAAGATAAAAATATAGAATTTGAATTTTTACAAAGTAATGTTGAAGGTGAAATAGTAAATTTTATCCAAGAAGCATATAACAAAAAATATGATGGAATTATTTTAAATGCAGGTGGCTATACTCATACCTCAGTAGCAATTCATGATGCTATAAAGGCAGTTAGTATACCAACTGTTGAAGTTCATATCTCAAATATTCATGCAAGAGAAGAGTTTAGAACAGTTTGTATGACATCTTCTGCTTGTATAGGACAGATAACAGGCTTAGGAAAATTTGGATATATACTAGCAGTAGTATACTTAATTGAATATTATAATAAGTAG
- a CDS encoding exodeoxyribonuclease III yields MKLISWNVNGIRAAIKKGFLDYFNEQNADIFCLQETKLSAGQLDLELKGYHQYWNYAEKKGYSGTAIFTKQEPLSVSYGLGIEEHDKEGRVITLEFEKFYMVTVYTPNSKDELLRLDYRMVWEDEFRKYLKNLEKKKPVVVCGDLNVAHKEIDLKNPKTNRRNAGFTDEERGKFTELLDSGFIDTFRYFYPNLEQVYSWWSYRGRARENNAGWRIDYFVVSKGLEKNLVDAEIHSQIEGSDHCPVVLFLDLNK; encoded by the coding sequence ATGAAATTGATATCTTGGAATGTAAATGGGATTAGAGCAGCTATAAAGAAAGGTTTTTTAGATTATTTTAATGAACAAAATGCTGATATATTCTGTTTACAAGAAACAAAATTAAGTGCAGGTCAATTAGATTTAGAATTAAAGGGCTATCATCAATATTGGAACTATGCAGAAAAGAAAGGTTATTCAGGAACTGCAATTTTTACAAAACAAGAACCATTATCAGTTAGCTATGGTTTAGGAATTGAAGAACATGATAAAGAGGGAAGAGTAATAACTCTTGAATTTGAAAAATTCTATATGGTTACAGTTTACACTCCAAATTCAAAAGATGAACTTTTAAGACTTGATTATAGAATGGTTTGGGAAGATGAATTTAGAAAATATCTAAAAAATTTAGAAAAGAAAAAACCTGTTGTTGTATGTGGTGACTTGAATGTTGCACATAAGGAAATAGATTTAAAAAATCCTAAAACTAATAGAAGAAATGCAGGTTTTACTGATGAGGAAAGAGGTAAATTCACTGAGCTTTTAGATAGTGGTTTTATTGATACTTTTAGGTATTTCTATCCAAACTTAGAGCAAGTTTACTCGTGGTGGTCATATAGAGGAAGAGCAAGAGAAAATAATGCAGGGTGGAGAATAGATTATTTTGTTGTATCAAAAGGACTTGAAAAAAATTTAGTTGATGCAGAAATACACTCTCAAATAGAAGGCTCAGATCACTGTCCAGTGGTATTATTTTTAGATTTAAATAAATAG